DNA sequence from the Glycine soja cultivar W05 chromosome 18, ASM419377v2, whole genome shotgun sequence genome:
gccataatgaaaaaaaatgttgttttagtAATTGAGGTCTTCAATGTGAACTTGCAATCTCTCATTACTAAATAGTTTTGAGTCTCAGATTCTGTCTAATATGCTTTTTTGTAAGTTATTTGGTCATAGATTTGAGCATCTGTCAGCTTTTACTCTTAAGAATCCTCTGATTTCTGTTTTATGCAAACCTTATTGTTATGTAAGTTGTGCTAATTTATTGTATACTCATACTGCAGTTTTCTAGAGATAAAAGGAGCATTCTTGCTGTTGGGGATATTTCAGAGATTATCCCTGACAAAGTTGCAGATATTGCTGTTCTAGAGGAGCCCGAGCACTTGACGTGGTATCACCATGGGAAAAGATGGAAGACTAAATTCAGACTAGTTATAGGGATAATTCATACGAATTATTTGGAGTAtgtgaagagagagaagaatgGAGTCATGCAAGCATTTTTGCTGAAATATTTAAACAACTGGGTTGTTAGTATATATTGTCACAAGGCAAGTTATTATATCATCATGGAAAATAGTATTTATGTATTcaatattcaaattaatattacattgttCCACCTAATatatgtgtgtttgtgtttgtttgaatgcAATTTGAAAGAATGTAAATATCTGTAATTTTCCATCTTTGCATGAGCTTGAGGGACTGAACAATTTGCAATGTATGCATTTGGTTGGAGTGAAACATGTATTTTTAGGGAGGTTTATTTTGTTCATAAACCGATTTGAGATAAGCTTTAGGTGATTGACTTCTATTTGGTGCAAGTAATGTGGTCTTTTTTAAAGCGGTTTACCTAACAGATGCAGAGGGATCGGATAGCTTCTTTTGTTGttgccttctttttttttgttgctttatatttctttcttcttaagGATCCCTTATCTTTGTCTTAAAATTTCTTCTTTGACACAAGACAAGAAATGCAGACAACATATTGACTTGAATTGTTAAATATTCATGGTATCCTAATTTGGCTGACATacaatgtttttattaattactttaattctGAATGAGTAGTTCCAGGTCTTTTTATTATGTGTGTGCTCTGGTTAGGTAAAGATAATGTGGTGATAATGTTTCTTAGTGTATTCATTTGTGTGGATGAAAATCTAAGATAATATGAAGCTGTCCTCTAGGGAGCAACTTTACATGCTCAACTTAGGTAAGTGAATATCATCCTAGTGAGAAATGAGAATGAGACTTCACTAGGATGATTAGTctgtgaaaataatattaatggttATCACAATCTTGCAAGCATTGCATGCTTACTCTTTTGAAATTGATTAGCTGAATATTTACAGGTAATTAGATTATCTGCCGCCACCCAGGATTACACTGGCTCCATTATCTGTAATGTTCATGGAGTTAATCCGAAATTCCTTGAGATTGGCAAGAAAAAGAGGGAACAACAACAGAAGGGAGAACATGCCTTTACCAAAGGTGCCTACTTTATTGGGAAGATGATATGGAGCAAAGGCTACAAGGAACTGCTCCAACTTCTTAAAGATCATGAAAAGGAATTATCTGCTCTTGAGGTTGATTTATTTGGCAGTGGAGAGGACTCAGATGAAGTTCAAAAAGCTGCAGAAAAGTTGGAACTAGCAGTTAGAGTCCACCCAGCTCGTGATCATGCTGATGCTCTATTTCATGAGTAAGTTCCCTACTGATATGCTCACATcatgttttatttcatttcagtTATAATTGTTAAAATGTACCAATGGTGCATAATTTggaaaggaaataaaaagaaaaagggaatcTGCATTGTAATATTCAATTGGATGTTAATGGACCAAATATTGACTATAAGATTTAAGCCAATAAATCACTTATTACTTTAGTGTAATTTTTCTGATCTATATGAGGCTCCTCCATAccctttagtttttttatacaataCTAGTATTTTGATGATAATCCCCTTAGGTAAACGGAAATATGTtaagttataacattttttgGTGACTGTTAAGTTATAACATGAAATATTACATATTGTGAATATTAATTTGCAAGTTTAAAAACCATTCCGGTATTTGTTAGAAACTGCCAATTTTTGCATGTCTTGTCCTACTTGCTATTTGTTCACTTAGATGTCAGTTTGTCACTTTGTCAGCTGTGTAATTATTAAGATTCACCTAGTTTGAGTATTGCATGGCTGTAACTGTAGCAGATAATGGCTTAGCATATTGACATTATGCCACCATACCAGCACTCATGATTAAGGAAATCAGCTTTCTTCATCTTTCACCATTCttttcttcaaatatttttatatagtcTTTTTAGTTATCCTATTATCTGAATTGCAATTCCTATTTGACAACGTACTGATGGGAACATGCGTATGCTAACACTTCATTTCCTGCTTTCCAGTTACAAATTGTTTCTTAATCCAAGCACAACAGATGTGGTCTGCACAACAACTGCAGAAGCTTTAGCAATGGGCAAAATTGTTGTTTGTGCCAACCATCCCTCAAATGACTTTTTCAAGCAGTTCCCAAACTGTTGGACGTACGATGACGATGACGGATTTGTTAAACTCATACTCAAGGCACTGGCTGAACAACCTGCCCAGCCTACTGATGCTCAGAGACATGACCTATCTTGGGAGGCCGCCACAAAACGGTTTCTTAAGGCCGCTGACTTAGACAAGCCGTTAGAGAGAAAATTGTCAAGAACAACTTCAAACTTTCTGGCTGCCTCCTTAAATTTGCAAGAGAAAGTACATGAAGCATCAGCATATGTGCATCATGTAGCTTCTGGGTTTGAAGTATCAAGAAGAATCTTTGGTGCCATTCCTGATAGCTTGCAGCCAGATGAAGAGCTACGCAAGGAGCTTGGGTTGACTGATGCTTCCACGAAATAAGgttaaagaaaaatgatgttGGAATGCTGtgatgttaattaaaatttgtagagATTCTATCTTCTATACATATATAACTAATTAGTTACCCTTGCATTTGAACGGTTGTGCTTGTCTTTACCCATGTTTACCTTTTATTGTTGCTATCTTCAACATGTACATCATAGTGATTAAAACAATTCATTAACTACTACACTATGCTTATTGCTACCTCCCGTTAATccccaacttcaattcttccaTTCCAGGACTAACATTCAATTGGTTTTGATTATACTGGGGAGGTTTTTAACATAATTGTTCACTACTTCAATTTGATTGCAAAATTTAGAAGATTCATGATTAAAATAACATggatttcaaataaataaacaaatagcaTCTTCCTTCAACATTTCAAGCAATAGTTTATTACAAGTCATATTTCAACCACATCTAACACATTTCCCAAAAAAACAGTTTGATAATTTAACTCAAGTCCATAGACTTGTACTTGACAATATAAAGACATGCTTAGAAAGCTCCATTCAAAttgggtaaagaaaaaaattagtaattggTAACTAATGTAAAGATACTTGTAGAGATTCTCCTCGTTAAAATACAATACGATTTTACAAGCAGGAAACATATAGGGCTTTGGTCGTTGCACATTAGTGACTGAAACCAAAGTTAGTCGTatccaaaaccaaaaataaaacaaatccaACGGTGGTCAAAGCAAGCAGCCATTAGGAGTGTCTAAGGGTAGGAATCATATACGAACTAGGTCATGAGTGTTAATTTTTAAACCCGTTGACCTGTGAATCCAacccattattaattaaaaaatcaaatattattattagtgaTTAGAGATAGTAGTTTTATGAAATTCTTTAAGTATGTTAAAAAAGATTTAGATGATAGGAAGAAAGTTCATACTGCACATGATATTGCAAATTTATTGAATGGTATGCTAGATGTAAGTTCTAAGATTATCCTATGTTGGTTTTTTAGGATTGGAACGTAATAGGAATTGGACCCAGACCTTGAATTATGTATTATCATTTGcttctattttacttttttttttttaattttgtaaattattttgaattttaaaaaacaagacAAGAAGACACAAACGACCCAATCCaacatataaaattttgattggaTTAGTTTATAAATTTGATCAAATCTAATCGAAAATAACATTAGCTGCCATAGtgtttggtaaaataaaaagagatctAGTACTCCGCAGACCACAAAAGAGACATGCACTTTTGGTCCCACCAACAACAATTAAGAAGACACATTGCATTGCATTCGTACACGTGGCCATAGTACGATTAAACCCAGAGATGCATGGGATCAAGTTGATCGTGAAGTGAGAGTTGTTGATTTTTGAACGCATATTGGATCATTGGCAAACACACCAAATCATATAACAATATTTCAATGAGTAAGAGTATTGTTTTCAAAAGGGACTTGCACAATAGTTGTCAGTTTTCATAAATTTCTACAAACTAAGCTTAATGAATAGAACGATAGGTAAATAAGCATGACATTGTGtgacaataaaagaaaaaaaagataaaaactataaattttgcaaatatttttggatttctaaaataagaataagcttagataaaatgaaattcaaataacAAAACTATAAATCTTTAAATACCATCCAAAAAGTACAACACTTTAGTGAAATATGGCTTAAGCTAACAAATTCTGAAGCTAAACATTCAATGCCATTTTCTCTTAAGCCAAAAAATTCCGactcaagcaaattcttctttCTGTATGTTCCTAAAAAGACAATTTCATTTAAGCCAAAATTTCTGGCGTAATTGAAATTTGCTTCAAATTTCTTTCTTCAAGCTTTAACACTCCTTGCTCCAACTTGCCTTTCAATCTAATCTTCATTCCTTAAAAAAGATCCATCAATAATTAAGTGTAACCTATCAAAATGATCAACTAGAATGAAAAACTAGATATTTACGAAATTATAACCAAATGAGCCAAAAATAACGGAGAAAATAAGTTTATTGCCTAAAAATTGCATCTCACAACTCAGTATTTATGACAATTATCTACGTGTCACATCACGTGAATAAAGGGCTCAAATTTTGGACACCAAAATTTCACTCATTCGTTGCCTTTTTTGTACACTAACAGAAATAGGTCTAGTTCGGTGGGATGAGTGTTTGGCTAGTAGGCAGAAACCCAACGCAAAACTTCTTTGTTCGGTTTGATTTTTTGTACTTGAAtgcatttattaatttaaatttaataaactagcatgttaaataagaaaaaaaagattacatatgtaaaataattttataccgttatttaataataattcaccatatataataagttaattaataaatttttgcttaattattttaaaaattatatcaatgataatttatgattgtatgataatatataataattttatattttagtaaataacCACTAAATTGTTGAATAAATGtgaatatttttcctttaatctgATCATAATCCACAAAAACCTACCAAAAGTTAAAAAGAAGAGCTTTATTGGGTTTGTGTACTATCATTTTAGAGACCtgaattaaataaatgtattataaataaaataattataaatatacatttttaaaaatataaattatatttatatttatgataaacCGTGTAAATAAAAAACACGTTGGATTTTagagtataatatttttagttcttaattgTTGTTGTCTATTATCGATAGATGGTTTATATatgtagtatttttaaaatattataaatatatgagagatataaaaattaattatcttacGTACGGTAATAACAATATAAAGTGagagtttttagttataataaaaaatacataaatgcaTGACATTCAAATTACACGAAATATAAATTGCTTTTCCTCGATTCATGGGAACATAATctcataaaaatagaaaaaaaaggaaatcgataaaatatagtattatataGTTATCAATGCATTAAGgagatttaatttaaataatcaaataaaatgtgggagttgttgtaaatctttttaatatatctataaaaaaaaatatagtcatTAATGTAGTCGAAACGGAAAGAAAGTGTAGTAAATAGGTAAGACTTATTATTCAAGGTGGTCAGCCAATTCAATTAcataaagtcataaataaccgatcGAAATGAATTGAATATAGTGACGCATTTATTACACATTTATtatgaatattaaatatatgaattatttattatattgatattaaatatttattatatttattgaatataaGTATAATTTGATCCTTAACTGGTCGTTGGTTGCCACCACAGAAACCAAGACAGAAACTATATATCAACAAAACCACGTACCACCTAGTTTCATATTCTGGTGTCTCATTGTTAATTTTTCCTCTTCCATCAGCTGACTCTTTTGAAAAGGAAACAACCCTCCACTTGGTTTTTTGAGGTTACATAAATGTAAGTACCCCTGGAAGTTTTCTTTGAGTCGATAGGCTTTTCATGCTTTAATGGGGTGTGCCATCCTCTCCCCCTTAATTTtattaaccaaataaaaaaaatctgttgattttttttttcttttgaaaaaaatggatTTCAGGTATTCAGTTTTATGTATCAGGACGAAAATAAGCACACTCTCTTTTCCTTTGCTTATATATGTGGCAAGGAAAATTTGATCTTTGTTAATTCATTGGTCAAATCATGTGTCAATTGTGTTGGTTCTTGGATATACTCCCTCCGTATAAGatattgttttgaaattttcttatCCCTTTGTCaaactttttttctattatcttttctttgtattaatatttttttttatcaaaatactcTTAATTATTTGAGTCAATAGATAATAAATGATATGATTGTTTTCCCTCTCTTTCTTGCAGGGATCGTATAATTAAagagtttgattttaaaaattaaaatttcattattattattctttctccacaaattaattatttaggtgAGAAGTAATAATGTAGAAAAAGTTACATAGTTAGTCCTGATAACTTTaaggaaaatttttaaaaatattataattatgaacaaattttaaattattaactaaatcaacttttttaaatgtgtctgaattagttaaaaatatccTATAATTAGGAATTGGGGGAGTATCTTATTAACCTCTTTTTCTCATTAGTTTACCTTTTGCAGACTTTGGTTCTTGCTCATAATCTGTAGTGTAATTTAGGGTTCTTGTGCTGAAGTCCCAATGTCAGTGCTTCTTGCTGAGGAACGGAATTAGTTCTGTTTGGTTTGATGGGCCATATACTAATTACTTGATCACCAATCTTGATTCTAGCTATGTTTGATGACCCATCTAGTTTGACTGCCTAAGTTGATATTTTGTTTGTACTACCATTGTTTGTACTACCATAGTTTCAGAGTTTTGTTGAAAGTGTTGTCGAGACTCCAGATTATGATTCTTATTGTCCTGAATCTTATGATTGAAATTGATAGTTTATTGATGGTATGTATGTAAGTGCTGAAATACACACTCTTTTCCAGTGTATGATCTGATTCTAGCATATTTTTCAATGAGACTGCTTTATAGATAGGTAAACATAGGTGAGTGCTACTTTGTTATCAATTTGTCAAAAATTATTGAATTCCTTCATTTCTTTTTGACGATGTAATGACTGTCCTGAACAATTTTTGAAAGCCTTGGTTTAATTAACTTCTTTAGGATAGGTGATACATGTAGAAAACTATTACAGTTGTTTAAAAAATGACAACCTtgaatttatgatcattttgtTACAGAAAATTGGACACAAGGGATACACTTGTTTAAAGTGAGGATCTGTTTTTCTTTACCAATTTGCTTCACCATCTTAAAAGATGTTAGCTTttatttcttcctcttttttgtTGAGTAGTTTTCTTTTGTGCACTAGGCACTAACAATTAGCATGGTTGGTGCATGATCCTTATAATTTACTCTCTTTATTTGCAATTATGAAGTGTTAAATTatcatggtttgagagatattttTTTGCCCTTTTTCTTTGTATTGATACCGCCAgggaaaaaggagaaagaaagaaaatgaatcttTTTCTTATGTATATTGCCCAGGGATTTTGACTACTTTACGAATTTTTAGTACATGAATGCATTATTGACCAATTAATCCCTTCTTAAACATAGTCAACCACTTGTAAAATTGATTATTCCTAaaataaacctttttttttcctggaatAGCTAAATTCTTAATTCTAAAGCGACTTCTAGATTCAGTGAATCTAATTTAGTAGAAATACAGTAAgatttcaacaatttttttttgttactattcactaatatttttactttttgtcaattttttttcttatcagcaCCTGTATTTTAAGGGTCTCATTAACAACTTCCATGAGTCATGAGATCttcagaattatttttttttaaaaaaatattctttaccTCTTGTCATTTCACTAAATCACATGCTACGTAAAATAtgcaaatgcattttttttttatctcattagAGATCAACTCAGTAAGTGATCAATGTTTGATATATAGGATGTTGAACACTTACTATTTGGCATTAGCAAGCTTGTTTCATCTTCTTGCTGAATGATTATCAGATTGATTAACAGCAACGGTGTCACAtgccaaataaaattaaagcatGCTGCAATGTGGcgttattactattttttttagttcacaTTACTGAATGTCATGTCACTAGTGCTCCAAAACCCAATACGTACAAAGGATGGTGGCATGCTTTTCTCTCatataattcattaaaattgcTTTCAGAAGTGATATGTATAGTACTCTAACCAGATGTAGAGAAATGGAACTGATGCTGGTTTAATGGGAATAGGCTGATGATATTTGCATCTTTCAATGGTTGTATTTGATTGTTAAAGGTCTTATAGGAATCTGCTTCATATATAAAGTGAATATAGGCTACTACTTTTAGTTGTCAATTTGTAtaatacatttaatatttatcaagTTCCTTGACTTTTTGTTTCGGTAGAATAAGACTTTGACAATCCATTTTCAGAAGACTTGAATTTTGATATGTGAGGATAGCTAGTACATGCACTAAGTTTTTGCATTTATACAAAATCGAAAGTATTCAATTTGTGGCTGTAGTGTGACACTCACATGGACACGGAAGATAAATTAAGTTCAAAAAAACCACATGGTTTGGCTGATGAAGCAACTGCAGCAACAGAAACTGTTTCTGAAAAAGTGAGTTTTTAATTCTTTGATgttgtttattctttttttttttttctctaacacTAATATAAGAAAAAGCAGAATAGTTTATTTTCTACTAACCTACCTCTCTTTGATGGTAATTGCTTTCCCAGTTGCCTGGCTTTGAATGCTTTTGTTGTGGCATATCAAGCATTGTATAGTCTTGGATGGTTTATCATttgtttcattcttttttcAGCATTAAAGTTTTTAGGTGAAAGGAAAATAAGGAAATTatcttttatgtgcttttgtCTCTGGGCTCAAGTGGGAAGTCTCTGTCTTGGAGTTACATTTTCATTTGAAGAAGTGATGATGAAAACTTATATCCTTTTTCTGGGAAATGATATACTTGATATTGAATATTAGTCTTAGAAGTACttttgataaaagagccaacCTAACAATTCATCTTCATCCTAAATTATCCCTTTCCATTTTAGAAGATGTAAAGTAGAAAAGTAGTAGGAGGTTTTGTTAAGGTTTATTTTGCCTGCAGTAGTTTGTGTATTTGGTACAAGAAAAATGCAAGGATTTTCAATTAGAAGGTTTAGCCTGTACGTTTTGATGTAATCTATGGGATGGGATTTTGTTCTTGGTTAATTACCTTGTAATTCCcagaaaatgtgtttttaaaagAGATTCTGTGATGGAGCTTTGAATATTGgggttttgttaattatttgatgTGTTTTATGAGTTTTCTTgtagtttatattattttctcataatttaataacaaaaccttATTCATTAGGTGGGGAGGGTTACATGGATCATACTATACCATAAATTTCTGTAATGTATTAAATGTACAATTAAACCATTTACCTCTAAGGATCTAAATATCTCTTAGTATGGTTTGAGCTATATTGTTTTTCTTGTCTACTGATTTGTTTAGTACTGTCTTGCAAACCGATCATACCTGACTTCAATTCTAGCCTTAATTTATAGTTAGTTTTCATTCTTGTTCTTATCTTTGCAGGAAGAACGACCATTACGTTTGTATTTCGGTAATGGTCCAAGAATCCACAAGCAGTTGTGCATTAAGTATGGTGTTGTTGATAAACGCTGTGAAAAATGTGGTAAAGTTGGACAGTTAACATGCTTTTCACCGGCTTTCCGAAAATGGGTATGTAGAGTCTGCATGTATTTGTTACTTTTACTAATTGACCATGAATATAATACAATTATTCACACAAGTCTATCTGGTTTATTCAAATTTGTTgccctctttctctttttccagaATATATAGCTCTAATGACTTTTTCATATGTATTTATGATTTTAGGCTTTAGGGAGAGTTACAGAAGAAGAACTCAACCAAACTTGCAAAATATGCAATGAACGTGGACACATCTATCTAGACTGTGATCTTCCTAACGAATTGGTACTTGAAACATGAACAACTTTATCTCCCCTCACTTTTTAAGAATTACTAGTATATTGCCCTcatgttgttgtatgtttagaatgaaatttatattattatcgaATAGCATAACGCAAAGAAAGTATACGCTAATAGTAAactcatcaataaaaaaaaatatttgaattgatGAATGCAGATGATAAGTACTTctggaaagagagaaaaagttgAGTCCTTTTGGTTTTCCCATTTAGCAATGCCTAAGAAACTAATAGATTAATAATGATTAGAGATGCCAATTAAATGGACCACATggaaatttgataaaatgataataaattttagtgcGAAACTTCCCTTAAAAAGGAGAGTAGAAtctttggaggaaaatttgctTAGAAATAATTTAGCATGTGACATTGTTGGAGGGCATGTactcttatattatatatagataatCTAACTTCTTTTTCTCAATTTGTAGGCTGAAGTTCCTCCTCCTAAACAAAAGAGAACAGTGCGTTGCGGATTATGTGGTGAAGCTGGACATAATAAACGGACATGTCCGAAAGCTAGGCATAACTGAATGTTTAATTATGAGAACAATCTCTTGATAGTTTTTAGTTTGAAACATGGTAGACATTTTTATTACTTATACTAGGTGCACAACATTTGGATACAACTTTATTTCAATATTCAGCACATGCAATCACCTTTCTTTCTAACTTTCTCATTATAATTTAACAGATCGATTATAAATAGAGGTTTGATTCTTCCAAGTTGCATGCCTTGCGTTTCTAGGTTATTTGTAAGTATTACATTAAGCCCTTGAGAAAGTTTGTTGCAATGTTGCGACCGTGAAATTGGACAAGGTTCCCTTAGCTCTATCACGAAAATAAGAGATGGAAAAAGATATCAGATGAATAAATTCCAAAACAGATAGCATGATATATAGGGGGATTAAGCTCCTCTACAGTTTTGAAAAACGGCATGAGATATTAACCATTcctttagttttaatatttgatataattttaatatatagtggAGGGGAAAGCTTGCATGAATGGTGACATCAGTAACTGCACAGTTGCAATTCTTTTTAAACAGCACCAAATCCATTTCCCATGATATGGCTATAAACCATTATATACAAGTAATAATAAGCTATTGTGTACCTAATTATTTAGAGTGTAGCCACAAGTAGAAGTTACTTCAATCACACGTAACCTAAATCATGAGTTCATattgaaaatgttattttaaggaTAATGTGCAAGAGAAATCCTTCGCTCTCTTGCCAAAGCCTGGTGCTTATATCACTCTCATGTCACCTTAACATAGGAAAACACATGATGCAATGTTCATTGAGAAGTGATTAACCTTTTGTGATGCTTAATATCCAAAATGTCTGTTACTTTGCATTGTTGGTATACCATAGTGCATGTTGCGTGCAACATGTTCCCCCATTTTTGCAACTGAGATGCATCCAAATGTTCGAACTTCAAGAGAAGTGTAGGAGTAATGTAAAGAAATATATGTACCAAAATAAGACTTTTTTCAtccaatgaataaaaaaaatatttatccaaataatacatctaataaattatttatatggaTGATACACTTTACCGAAATAAGTGAGAAATCAATTTTTCCTAATCTGATTTGTCACTtgcttttactttattttacaaTACTTAAGAAATTATACTTAgttctaatattattttttcttaaagacGTTATGAAGGAATTGATTTCagtgtgttttgtttttttttcaaaatattttttttttaaaatttaactggttttattgttttaattttttattttactaatatatatacattaatttataaaaaatataatttatccagaatagtattatttttttaaaaaattaatccgtagataaaaaaattgtatgaattatatttaaatttagttaaatatttttcttgttatgaTTTATAACTatgatatgaaaaatatttttgtttaactaatatttgagaaaaaaaactgaatttaaatatctaaatactcataaaatatgaagatgtatattaaaattattaattgtatGGACTATGGATATgcatttttaggaaaaatataaattaaaaaaaaagtaatataatatCTTACATGTTAAATAAAATCCTTACAAAGAAACAAATACGATCAATGAAGTAAGAaaaccattttaaatttttttatcatatttttattatttttcttagttattaaatatattttttaagaaatatggatatatttttacaaaagattaagagaataCTATGTTAGATTATCAAAATAATAGTATCCTCTTactcttttataaaaaatatattaataaaacatgttcaattttaataatatgtattgataattgatgtaaaattatgagtttagaataatatttaaaaaacaattaatctttaaatgaaatcaaatttatttagattgaagatgaaaaaaaaagaattagataAATAGGGCTttagtaaatattgtcataatcTTTTGA
Encoded proteins:
- the LOC114396692 gene encoding digalactosyldiacylglycerol synthase 2, chloroplastic, whose protein sequence is MDKKEHIAIFTTASLPWLTGTAVNPLFRAAYLAKSGERDVTLVIPWLSLKDQRLVYPNNITFASPSEHEKYICQWLEERVGFTSGFSIQFYPGKFSRDKRSILAVGDISEIIPDKVADIAVLEEPEHLTWYHHGKRWKTKFRLVIGIIHTNYLEYVKREKNGVMQAFLLKYLNNWVVSIYCHKVIRLSAATQDYTGSIICNVHGVNPKFLEIGKKKREQQQKGEHAFTKGAYFIGKMIWSKGYKELLQLLKDHEKELSALEVDLFGSGEDSDEVQKAAEKLELAVRVHPARDHADALFHDYKLFLNPSTTDVVCTTTAEALAMGKIVVCANHPSNDFFKQFPNCWTYDDDDGFVKLILKALAEQPAQPTDAQRHDLSWEAATKRFLKAADLDKPLERKLSRTTSNFLAASLNLQEKVHEASAYVHHVASGFEVSRRIFGAIPDSLQPDEELRKELGLTDASTK
- the LOC114394865 gene encoding DNA-binding protein HEXBP-like, which encodes MDTEDKLSSKKPHGLADEATAATETVSEKEERPLRLYFGNGPRIHKQLCIKYGVVDKRCEKCGKVGQLTCFSPAFRKWALGRVTEEELNQTCKICNERGHIYLDCDLPNELAEVPPPKQKRTVRCGLCGEAGHNKRTCPKARHN